The window AATAAATTGCTCTAAGGTATGTAGGCCAATGAAGAATGGAGGATTAGGCATTCGGTGTTTGAAAaggtttaattttgaattattagGCAAATGGTTGTGGCGTTATGGTTTGGAGAATGATGCCCTTTGGAGAAGGGTCATTGAGGCAAAGTATGGGAATGAGTGGGGTGGTTGGTGTACAAAATTTGTGTCTAGGGCATATGGTGTTTGTATGTGGAAGTTCAATAGAAGTGGCTGGTTGAATTTTTCCAAGTTCCTTCAATATGATATGGGTGATGGTACTCGAGTAAAGTTTTGGGATGATGTGTGGTATAGGGATCATCCTCTTAAGGAGATGTTTCCAGATTTATATAACATTAGTAGAACAAGGGATGCTTCGGTCTCTGAGGTTATGCGTTACGCAAATAGGAGAATATTTTGCGACTGACAATTTCGTCGTTCAATGAATGATCAAGAGTCACAATCTTTAGatttgtttatggttttgatctaTTCCACGAAGGTGCGAGGTGTTGGTTCTGACAAACTTTGTTGGAAGCCAACTAGTGGGCGAGGTTTCGAGGTGAGTGGGTATTATCATTCTCTATCCCCTTCTACTATCGTTTCTTTCCCGTGGAAAATGGTGTGGCAATCGAAGGTTCCTCCTCGGGtagcttttttttcttggacTGCTGCTTTAGGCAAGATTCTAATTACGGATAATCTTCGAAAGAGGTATTTTGTTGTTCTTGagtggtgttatatgtgcaaaagGTGTGGGGAATCTGTAGATCATCTCCTCCTTCATTGTCCTATAGCATATGAGATGTGGAGTGTGGTCTTTTGCTTGTTTGGTATTTGTTGGGTGATGCCGCAAAGGGTAGTGGATTTGTTGGATTCTTGGTCATGCAATTTCAAGCGACATCGCAATATAGCTATATGGAGGATTGTGCCACACtatttgatgtggtgtatttggcgAGAAAGGAATGATAGAAGTTTTGAGGGATGCGAACGGTCCATTCTTGagtttaagtcttttttcttttttactcttctCGAATGGTGTTTAGTTTCACCATCTATTTCTTGTCTTTCCCTTCCTGTTttgcttgatcattgtaatttggtTTCTTGATGTTTTTGCCCCTTTAGTACATTTCCTATGTACTGGGCtgtgttttttaaataaaatttttatgttacttaaaaaaaaaaaaaaaaaaaaaaaaaaaaaaagaaaaagaaaaaactccaAAATGATCAGCATCTGAATTTTTTACTTGAAAAACCACTTTAAACTTCAGATTCAGGTTATAACAAACATCCACTTAAATTTAGCATATACGTCCAAACAAATTTCCACATGGTGTGCTGAGCTTTGCTCATCGACTTAATCCCAGAATAAACACAACAGTTGCAGGGATCTATCTAAATTCACAAGATATGGAATGGGAGAAAAAAGAATGGGAAACGATTACTACCTTTCCTTCAAGATCATCAGTAGTTAATTGACCAATAGCTTCTGCTTGGGATTCCATTGCCAACACTATCAAgatgaaaaacaataaattaaatcaaattaaattaaatacgacaaacaaaactaaataggaaaaaaaaaatgcaatcagTATGATACATCCAGATTCATTCTTCAGGGACTGCAGAATAAGATGTTATGCAAAGAGTGACCACATATTTTAGTTCAGAAAAAGCAATATTATCAAGTACTATTGTAACCAGTATTTTCAGATGTGACTGAAGGGGTTCCATTTGACTTTACAGGACACAATGATGAATATATTTTGAATCTTTGAGTTTAAAACTTTAGCCAACCAAAGCATGTACTCATGGATGTCACCAGGAGCAAACATATAGCATAGTGAGCTTATTTTAGTACACTTGACTTcgatcaaaaataaaataaaaaatttcatttctccCCTTTCAAAGACTggaaagctctctctctctctctctctctctcatgcaagATGAAATTCTCTAGAGAAATTTGTGggaaaacaaaagtaaaataaaataaatccagaAATCTGCACCAAGTTGTTCAGTTTAAGTACCAAGCAGGATAGAAAACCTAAGAATCCGCAACTATGGTTGCCTAGAATCAACACCACCACAAAGTCAttggaaaaaattctaatagaaattttataaatcaatCATAAACTTCTCCCCAATGGAGTACAATAGTAACTTCTATAGACTACAAGGACTAAACCCTAATTGACTTAGGCCAAAGCCCATTTATTTGATTACAAAAAAACTTTGACACTaggaaattaaatataatactAATGACCTTACTTGCTAAAAAGGTCTAAAATAAGACCCAATGGACAAATAGTTAATTAAAATAAGACCCAAGTAATGACAAAGagttcttaaaataaaatttgtgtgcACATGCGTGCATGCATGGATGCTCCGATAATCCCTTGaagttttttataaaaaaaattgtatcatgAACTTCTACATTCTCAGAAGTTACACAAAATTCAGTGTTCTCTATCATTATCTTCTCCAAGTGTCCCATGAAATCAACTGCATTTGCACTTGATGGTTAAAAGAACCGTAAGAGTACTAAAATGCCTTCAGTAAAATCATTTAGAACACAAGACAACCTCAAATCAGAGTATACTAAGCCATACAGCCAATGGTAGACAATTTTAAAAAGAGGAATGATCAGATTCCAAACCCAGCAGCATTTTCTGCATgtaataaagttttattttttcaatttttaaaggaaaaaagttGACTGAATTGAAACTCAATTCTTTCAGTAGTGGCCTGGGGAGGAGGAGAGCTCAAATGCAGAAAAAACCaagattgtaattttttttaattcaaaatggGCAATACATGGATTTAGAGAGGATTCTGACAGTCTAAATGTCTCACCTTTCTCTTCCATCTTTTCAAAAGCTGAAAGAGCATTACTTGTATTGACATTCCCCAACATCTCACTCACTTTGTTTGAAGTCCTGAACACCAAAGTGGCCATTACCAACAACATTAAGGAACCAAGAGATCAGCAAGAGGAACATAATGATGGGAAAGGGTGATGGAAGACAAACTTTGCAGACTGAGCACGTGCTTTCAAAGTATCTTTCTTTGATCTTGCTTCCTGTATCTTACTCTCCAAAAGCTACACAATGAAATTATAGAATGAAGTTTAACAAATTCCTTGATGTATACTCATAACACTCAATAACATTCTGATagttatgaaataaaaaatgattgcAAATACAGCCAGCATATGGCTAAGTTAATCCATCAGTCTCTGTACACCAAACAAAATTGATCTCATTATAATTAGCATTTCAGTTGGTTTTTGATAGAATATAGAAACAAGTCATTGCCTCAGCTTTCTGCCTAGCTTCATGTCTtcattcaaagttcaaaataCAACTATGTAACTGAAATCTATAACAAGACAATCACAGCTTCTCTCCCACAATTCTGTGGCCCTCGTAatagctggttttttttttttttttttttttaaataaaattctgaCAATACCTAAAATGAGTTATACAAACTTTgacaaacaaaaactaattaaatgCATTCTAAATAATAACTTGCTCTGTTTCGCCAATTATATTACTAAATTGCGTCcttttagttcaaatttttatacatCAAACCAAAACATGGCTCCTTCGCAGGGATGCAGACAACTAATAAACAACAGTATTTCAAACATAAGTTTCAATCAAAATAACCACAAATAGAGGTGAATGAAGCATGAGAAAAGATATATCTACATACCCGTGTGTTAGAGACAAGATTCTCAACAACACTTTTCTGTTGATCAAGTTGAGATTTCAAAGCATTAGCATTATCCtgcaaaaagatttaaaaataatcatCATTGTGTACATCAAATCCTTCAAAGCGTTGCCTTACTAAAGTCCAGCTTCCAAGGCATGCCTACATAGCTCCACCTTTTTAGTCACACCCTCTTGCATCAGCAAAAATCAgtcaattcaaaaaattttaaattttttatgtaagcaGCTTATCCTGATATACATGATAGCAGTAGATAAATAAAAGCTAAACTACATAGCCAGTTCCTCAGCCTAGTGGCTATATTTTGTCCAAAATTCTTCTATTCATAACCCTTTCTAAGATATCTCGGCTGCCAGGCAATGGAGGTAGACGTAAGAGTCATGAAAAGCGAGAAAAGAACAAATTCATCATGATGTTTTGCTGATCTATAATATGTAAATTTTGGTTTCTAATTTGCCAAACCCATCTGAATACAAGTTAATTTGATGACACACATTTCAGGAAAGGGATTCAAATTATCATCTTCTATTGTAAACccaaagtaatttttttttttcccccatttcTTGTAAGGTCGAGGAGCGCACCTACAGATGTGGTCTTATAATATGTATGCTTGATCTATGCAATCAATGTAAACACagtgcataaaaaaaaattgcactatttatcataaaaaagataataagGCCGTACCCAATACAAAAAGCTCCCACTTTTGCAGGGTCTAGGAAAGGTCATGGTAggaaatttataacaaaaagaaaagattaaaggATCATTATTGATCACTTACTAGCATTTTACCTTCAAAATTAGTTAGAATTCTCATTATAAATCCAAAATGACAAATCTGAACTACTAGCTTAAAAACACCTCTAAAGATGAAACTTACAGCATAAGATTTACGCCTCTTTAGAGCTTCACGTGCAAgatcttcttctcctttctgAAGAGCTAATTGTGCTCTACGATacctatattaattttttttttattagttatgatacctatattaaatttaaatcaaCAGATTATAATGTATTCACCACTATACTACGGAAACCAAGGTAATAACTccactctttctttcttcttattttattttattttataagtaagGTAATAACTCCACTAATAAATTACCAATCTTCAGAAGCTTGTTGCGCAGCCTTGTACTTGTTTTCCAACTGCTTTTGAGATGCCAAAAccttcacccaaaaaaaaacacaacaatttcacacatgaagatggagagagagGGATAAAAATCTCAATGTTATACCCTGGCCATGCATAGAGAAGAGAATTATAAGATATCCAAGTCTATCAAGAGTTTAATACCACCCATATGTTTAATGAGCATTATAATACAGTATCTAGTTTGCCTTTATAAAAtagaagaacaaaaaagaatgaaagattgaaaaagaaacttcagactaaacaaatgaaaaaaatttggaaaaatccaGGAGAAGAAACTGACAGAAAGGAAAATTTAGAAATGAGCAAGATACTGATGCTTTACTTGTGCTGTAGCCTGACGCATCTTTGTCAAATCTTCATTCATTTCAAGCACTGTTTGCTCTAAAATTTTCTCAGGATCTTCAAATGAACTTATTACTGCATTTGCATAAGActgcaaaaaagagaaaactatATCATGTTATATGTTTTATACAACAAATAGCAGTTAGGAACCATCATGATAAGCAGAccacaataaatattacatAAATGCATGTGAACAATTCCTGATATCTCACCTTGACAACCCTAGCAAACCGGTCAAAAAGGTTCATACCAGCAGCAAGAGAACCTCCACGTTGCCTACAACGAGATTGGTTGGAAGCAGCAATTCTTAACCCCACAACTTTTACTGTGAGCAAAATGAATATTTCCCATATGAGTTTAAACAGGTGATACAAGTTGAAATTTCATATGGGGGGGAGAGCAAGAGAGAGACCTTAGAGTTTATTTGGCTAGGCAGCCAATCAAAGTATTAACCTTAAGTAAATTTCAGAACTGTGTAATGTCAGTGCCTCAAATTCATGATACGCATATAGAtaaaattttctgaaaaataaaactcCAGCCAACTATCCACCATGAGAAATCCTATTCCAATTACGAACTTCCAACTCATGAACAGGGCTCAAGATGccaggattttttttcttttctattatgTGGCTACATTAGTATCTTGTATGTAGACATGCATATACTAACTCATCTCCTCGTATATAGCATGATCCATAATTCACTTTGCTTGAGGAACCTATATTTGAGGGCTACTTTGAGATACAAGTTTACTTGGGAAAGCTCCTTTCCAAGTATTGAGCACATGCATTCTCCAAATCTAGTCCTCTCCTTGTAAATGGCATGATGCTTAAGTCCTTTGCTTGAAAAGCTTCTTATGTTTCTGAACAACTTTGAGAGACAAGTTTACTTGAGAGAAGGTGCTTGAAAACCCAGTTCCACATACTTCCAAAAAATAGCTTTGTCCTCAACATGTTTGTGGTTCAATCAAATAATGCTAACAAACACACATCAAGCTCATTTCAGCCCCATCTAgatcatctaaaaaaaattcattgaatcTCATATTTTTACACTTAGCTCCACAAAGAAAATAGAATTATAGCAAGAAATTCATCACTTTCTTAAACATTCTCTTGCATCATTGCTTAATGAGTCAAATCAGGATACCAAAACAATTTGAGTCCCATACTCCTTTAGCTCCTTGGTGTCTCATGAGTATAAAGTTCACATCAATACGCATGTTGCTCTCATATACATACTACTTGAAATATTTCTAGATAGTTCCTTTCTATAGCATAATTCTGGCATTAGCTAAGTGTAGAATTACACATCAAAAGTAAACTTTTATTACAGTAAGCACACCTAGATGGGAAAaccataataatatattagacaAACAGCTCCAAAAGTGGGAGCATTATGCACTAAACACAACCTTATACAATTAGCTCCAAAAATCTAAATACACAAGAGTTGATAATCTGAAATACCAAACTTAGTTCACAAATCCATGAGTATAAATAATTTGATCAAATTTCTATAATTAAGCAATATAAACAGGGGCTCAGCCACAaaatacatgttaaaaaaaatcataaaaattcagTAAGCtgttctttaaaataaaaataaataaaacaaataatgcATTCATACCAGAAACAACTTTTCAAATTCACCACTGTTGTATCACATTGCTCAGCAAATGCATTAAGACACcatcataaaaattttaacaagacccattaaaaagaaaaagaaaaaatcaaaatttcaaacttcaCTAAGTCTACTTCTACCATTCAGATTATACGAGTTCAATAATCAATTCTACTctaagcaaccaaacagagtGTAAATTGAAACCCAGATACTGTATCAAATTGCTCAGCAAATGCATTGAGATGGTAGTATAAAGTTTTGAATaagacccattaaaaaaaaggaaaaggaaaatgaaaatttcaaacttttctaAGTCTACAACTACCATTCGGATTAAACAAGTTCAATatgcatttcttttcttttctaagcAACAAAACAGCGTGTAATTTGAAACCCAGATACTATATCACATTGCTCAGCAAATGAATTGAGATAGTACTATAAGATTTTGAATAAGACtcattaaaaaaggaaaaatcaaaatttcaactttACTAAGTCTACTGCTACCATTTGGATTAAACGAGTTCAATATTCATTTCTCTTCGTTTctaagcaaccaaacagagtGTAAACTGAAACCCAGATACTGCATCACATAGCTCAGCTAATTCATTGAGATAGtactataaaattttgaataagacccattaaaaaaaggaaaaagaaaaatcaaaatttcaaacttcaCCAAGTCTATTACTACCATTCGGATTAAACGAGTTCAATATGCTTCTCTTTTCTAACAGAGTGTAAATTGAAACCCAGATACTGCATCACATTGCTCAGAAAATGAATTGAGATAGtagtaatataaaattttgaataagacccattaaaaaaaacaaaaaacaaaaaacaaaaacaaaaatttcaactttactaagtctactactactactaataTTCGGATTAAACGAGTtcattattcttttcttttcttttctttttctatgcaACCAAACAGAGCGTAAATTGAAACCCAGATAAAGAAACAAGGATTTGAATCttatatgaaaaatttaagAGATACCCAATAATCCATGGAGTAAAAGAAGCAAAAGGCACATACCTCCACGGCCAAAAAACGAGGTCGTCAGTGGCTTCCTGACCATACATAGACTGTGAGagcttgaagaagaagaagaagaagaagaagaagaggaagagggcTGCAATGAAGAGGCAGGGGTTGAGGCCAGGGTTAGTCCTGTAAATATCTGCAGTTTCGTGGCCATTTTTATTTGGTGAAATCAGTACAAAGCAGAGTGGTTCTATAAAATTGATAGATAAGAGGAGAAGACGAAgcagaagaaagaaagaaagaaagattagaTATTGGGATCGCACTTTTCTTCCACTGATTGGTGCCTTTCCgaatttttggtgttttcggTGTTTCCAGACCCGGATATACCGGGTCGAATCCGGATCTATCTAGTTTAAGCTTAACTTGCtgattgaaattaaaaattaaaattatttttcacttcagcttatttttactattatttatgaatttcattatattttttggcACTATTTATGGTTCTATTGTAATATTTCAactaaattttatgtttatttacagtactttcaacaataatttttcagtttcagtaaaataagggTCTGTTTAAATATTGCTtattgctgaaactgaaaatttattactgaaaacaccgtattaaaataatttttaaactatgaaTAGTGCCTGTgagacccagttttaaagttatATTTGCTAAATTCTGTACTTGTgggtctcatgaacagtgcacgagacTTAGGGAAAAACGCAAACGCCAGCTGCGTTTACTATTCAAATTTATactaagtggtatccaaacacacccttaagattgtttaaaaaaataatagataatTAAACTCCCATCCCTTGAgtttaaaaatattctaaatttttataagaatttcTTAACAAAAGTTTAACCATGgttaggtaaaaaaataattggtaaatttagaataaaaaatgaaaaatttatcaAGCACCAAAACACTTGCCAAAGCAAATCTCTCCATGACTggttgaaaaaaagaagaaaaaataataaacaaaattcacacttaatattttaaaatacactttaattaaaattttaaaataataaattttaattacaaaataagataattttagaaacttttctTGTCATTGAGGTTTAGAAGAATGATACTCcaccttaaaattttctaaatttttataaaaatttcttaACTAAAGTTTAACCATGgttaggtaaaaaaataattggtaaatttagaataaaaaatgaaaaatttatcaAGCACCAAAACACTTGCCAGAGCAAATCTCTCCATGACTGgttgaaaaaggaagaaaaaataataaacaaaattcacacttaatattttaaaatacactttaattaaaaattttaaataataaattttaattatgaaataagataattttataaacttttcttGTCATTAAGCAAATGGCATGTTAGTACACAAGATTTTTAATATTAGTTTAATAAAGTTTCTTCAATTGAATGTTAAGGGGGAAAGTGTTTTTTCTCTTCAAGTTTAgagtaaaatgtcatttttttcaaactttaagGGAGTGGAACGTAATTacccttaaaaataataataat of the Quercus robur chromosome 10, dhQueRobu3.1, whole genome shotgun sequence genome contains:
- the LOC126701529 gene encoding membrane-associated 30 kDa protein, chloroplastic, which produces MATKLQIFTGLTLASTPASSLQPSSSSSSSSSSSSSSHSLCMVRKPLTTSFFGRGVKVVGLRIAASNQSRCRQRGGSLAAGMNLFDRFARVVKSYANAVISSFEDPEKILEQTVLEMNEDLTKMRQATAQVLASQKQLENKYKAAQQASEDWYRRAQLALQKGEEDLAREALKRRKSYADNANALKSQLDQQKSVVENLVSNTRLLESKIQEARSKKDTLKARAQSAKTSNKVSEMLGNVNTSNALSAFEKMEEKVLAMESQAEAIGQLTTDDLEGKFALLEGASVDDDLANLKKEISGGSKKGELPPGRTVSTSSNKAYPFRDSEIEMELNELRQRAKDF